The Silene latifolia isolate original U9 population chromosome X, ASM4854445v1, whole genome shotgun sequence genome contains the following window.
ACTTATCAAccattttctttttttagggttttctttTGCTGTACAATTTACTTAGATATTCACCCAAAAAATTGCCACCTTTTTCCCTCTTTTTGTTCCTTCCTTTGTACCCGTTTGATTTTAATTCCGGGAAAATTCTCCTTTTTTTGTCTTTGAATTAATTTTTTTATTCATCAAAAAGTAAACcctaaaaatatccctttttttgTCCCCTTTAACACTCATAAACCCTGAATTTGGACTCGATTGAAGGTGCCCATGTCGTAATTTGTGCGTTTATTGGgtaattattgttaattgttttatttttggGAATTTGGTGAATTACAATGGCTTGAAAAAGCGATTATATGAGGTTAGATTTTGTTGGGTTTTTGTTATAATTTAGTGAGATTCCcaaagtttggttctttatggATTCTGGGCATTGTTTGTGTAATTGGTATTTACTAGATGGAGATGGATGGAtgttcatttaattaattgtgaataaaaagggtttaatttaattaattgagATTTTCAAGTATTTGGGTGAATTATGGGGTGCGTTAGTACTAAGCCATATGTAACTGAAGATGATATTAGGAGGCCATTAGAGAGAACACAAAGTAAAAGGCTTTCTCGGGCGTCTTCGTGTCGAGAAGGGAATCCCCCATTGATGAATAGAAGTGATAGTAGAAGTTTATTGATTGATAGGCAAACTAATCGTTCAATTCggttaaatgaggacaattttgagaAAACTAGAGTCAAACCCGATGATGATGCTTTAGCTAATTTTTCGAGCATTAGGATGATCCCCAAAGGCCAGGAAGCTGAGCTTGTTGCTGCTGGTTGGCCTTCTTGGCTCGCTTCAGCTGCTGGGGAAGCTATCAGTGGTTGGATTCCAAGACGTTCGGATAGTTTCGAGAGATTGGATAAAGTATGTGTTATGCAGCATACTTTTCAAGTTGCTTATTTTTCACTACTTATTTGTTCTATTTTTTATGCTTCTTGTATGGTGAAGTAGCTGATTCTTTATAATATTGTTTGTTAATTCAGCTCTAGGAACCTTAACACTCCTAGTTGTATATACTGTTTAGAAGTATTCGATATAGAATTGCCCAAAGTTTGGAGTTAAACCATGTTAAGATTGTGATTTACAAAATAGTATATTGACAGTTTTTAGTATTAGGAGAGTGAAATAAAACCTGATATTCACATCTATTAGCAATACTAGTAATCTGTAAGTTATTAATTGTCAATGTGATAATACGATGAACATTAATGCTTTGGTATCCAAGACTGCAAGACTTATATTGTGTTAGGACTTATGATACATTATATGCTTGGATTGGTCATTTGACTAGCCAGTTACTATAAGATAAATTTTAATGGTAACATGGATGCTCAACTTTGTGTGTCATGGGTTTAAAACTGAATTCATGTCCAGGGATTCAAAGCTCTAATTGAGGTCCTTTGTGCACTGttgaaatttgaattttaatTCCTTGATGTACAATTTTATTTGTTTCCTTGTATTGTAATTTGTCATGAAAAGGCAAAAAGCAAACTGTTCAGTGCATATATGGCTTAATCCCTCCGTCCCGCATGGGAGTTTCCATTTGCTTTTAACACAATGTTTCAGGTAGAGCAAAGTAAGTGGATTAGAGAGTGTAAAGTGCCAGTTTTGTGCTTCTATGTTAATTATACTCATTTAGAAGTATCTGTCGCGGGCGCGTGTCCAATTATCGGACCAGTAGCTAGGGGAGGGCTGGCAGGGGCAGTCGTCCCCGTTGGAGGATAGAAAtttcgaagtttttagttaaaattttggGTTTTTTTCAAGTTTACCTTATACTATTACACTCCTCCGCTATCTTCTTCAAATCATGGCTCCGCCACTATGTCGGACTTGAccatttttatgaaaaacatGTATATTTGGGCTTAAAATGAGGTACTCAAGTTTCATACCTTGGCGGAGTGCAGAATGTCGACATGTGTACGAGCATATAGAAGAGtcggagaaaaaaaaaaaaaaccaactccTATTATTTGTTCCTTCCCCTCAACATTAAGCACCACCAGCTGCTGGTCCATGTCGGACACCGCCGCATTCCTTGCCCACTGCACCACGACTACTACCTCTATCACTTTCCACCATCACACCTCCATAACAACCACCAAAACAGCCATCAAGCTCCACAACTACCAAGCTCTTGCCTTTCCGAATATCACTAGATTCACACCCCTACAACCACCGCACAAATAACCACACTCATCCTATTTCATGCCATTCCTGAATTTCCACAATACCAGATCCATTTCACAGCAAAGGATGTTTTCATGGGATTAGGTTCACACAAAGAAGTAAAATCTGGTTGTGGAGTTGTAAATGTTTAGGGAGAGAGGTGTTGGTGTCGATGGTCGATTTAGAGGTCGGCTGCTTGCTCGACaatatcattcttgagggagtaAAGGCAAAGGAAGGCATGAAGGTGGTggtagctgtgttgaggctaagcGATGTTAGGGTGAAGATTGGGTTGTTGAGGATTTAACGGGTTTAGTTGAACTGTTGAAGTTAATTTACTATTGTTAGTGATATAATAGTGGGCTGCTTATGTGGTCGATTCCCATACGGGATGTTCCTCGTAAAAAAAACAAGAGGGGTAAATTGGTCATTATACAAAGGTAAAACTTACACAACTTAGAAACGTAAACGATCAGCTGGAAAAGCCTAAAAGGAAAACATAAACATTTTGGtgtaatggagggagtatttggtTGTCCAACTTGTCagtcttgtgtatatatatactagatttaatgcccgtgcgatgcacggaccGCTTGGTAGAGAGTTTTTTTAAATTCAACTTTGAGAAAGActtattaacaataataaaaaaaataccttataaaacAGTCTTATAGCTAAAGAATGACGAAAATAATTACTCATCACACGGTCCTTTGAGAAAGActtattaacaataataaaaaaaaatattataaaacagtAATAGTTACTTATCACACGGTCCATGATATAATTACTGTAATTAGTAACATGCATTTTTGTAAGCGTAAACCTAGCTTAATTACCGTGATTAATATGCATTAAGATTTCTTCTTATCATCTAAAAAAGCAAAATATGTTGGATTTTCGGAGTATTTTGGCCCTGCTTTATGATTCTAAttgcagttaatgtattatacaaccggttgtatataACAAAATTATAGCTCAATACGACTTTGTGTGAGAGCTCGATAACTTATAAAGTTGTTGTAGAATAGTATTTGTGCTCTTATTGTTTCGTAGTTAATATGTACAATAGAAAATTAAACTGATATAAGACGACCTTATAAATTCCCATATAAGACGACCTTATAAATAGACTTTGTAAAAGAGATCTTTTAATAATATCATTTCATTCTAGTGGATTATGTTATTGTTATTAATATATCCGTTTTAAGCAACCTTTATGTAAACAACCTCTATTTAGATTTAACTTACAAACAAATAACCGGTCGGAGTAATAACTTTTGTCCTACGTTTCATTGTAACATTATTTTTCCAATCAGAACAAAATGCTTAGTCTACTACTACACAATCCTTGTTCATCTCCAACCCTACGCAAATCTCATCATCTCCAATCCTCGTTCTTCCTCTAATCCGCCTCCTCTGATAGGTCTTCACAGTTCTGTCATCCCTATTTGTAAGGTCAATTTTTAGCTCTTTATTAACACAACGAACCTATGCATGAGGAAAGTTATAAAAAAGTAATTGTACGTGTAGTTGTAGTACGTACTTCACGAATAAAGAAGTGGTACGCATTACGAATCCGTTCTCGTTCAAATGTTTCAATGACCTATCATTTGCATATTAGAACAAAATTTAAACGTGCCTTAGCTAACTCACAATAACACACTTAGCAACGTCACTAAGTTTGTTAATTATTACTCTGTTCTtcataattttaaaaacttttcatcAATAATAGATGCAACGGGAAATAATATCACAGATTTATACACTCTGTAATAgagtatattaatgaatgaagtAGGACACATTAATACATTGTACTTGTGGTGTGCAGTGTGCTTTCCATCGATATTAATCAAGTTCCGCGTTCCCTTTCGAGTTGTTGACATCTTCATAGTTCATCCTATCATTATAACAAAAGAAATTTATTAGTAAAAACATTGTAACCAACATCTTGTATATGTAATATAAAACTGTATAGCTTGAGACTAATAAGCaggaaagaccaaaaatattgttattgAAGGGAAAATCTAGGATGAGTTGAATTTATATATAGTATATACATTGTGTCCTACTCAAATATATAGACTATGTATAGTTATTAGGAAtaaattgtttatttatttctatTAAATAAAACTACCTATTCTACGTACTGTAGCCAAACTCTATCATTTGATTATACAAACTCTATCAACTCTATCATTTGATTATACAAACTCTATCATTTGGTTATACAAACTACCTGTTCTACGTATTGTTGTTGAGGTAAGATTCAAATATTATCCTTTAAATTACAAAATTGCAAATTTAAATTGAATAGATTTATTATAGGTAGTTCGTAAAAGTTGGAGACTCTGTGAtggctcgaaaaaagcttcctttattaatatagatagattttCTGTGAACTTAAATTGTTGCTTTAGTAAGTAATTTAGCAAATAGAGGAATTCAGCTCTAGCTCTTTCTTTTGTAACTTTTAGCAGTTATATGTATTTTCTAGAGGGAGAATTACCTTATTGTTGTTCCTTAGTGGTGAAATATGCATTTGGTGGTTAAGCTGACTAATTTCCATTACGAAACAGGGCACTGTGTTATTCACTATTCGTTCTGCCTATTTTTCAGATTGGGGAAGGAACTTATAGTAGTGTGTACAGGGCTCGAGATCTTATCCGTGGCAACATTGTTGCTCTGAAAAGAGTACGATTCGATAACCTTGACCGAGAAAGTGTCAAGTTCATGGCAAGGGAAATTCTCATATTACGTAGACTTGACCACCCGAACATAATTAAATTAGACGGGCTGATTACTTCCAACACATCTACAAGTTTATACCTTATCTTTGAGTATATGGAACATGATCTTACTGGTCTTTCATCCCTTCCAGGCCTCCAGTTCACAGAGCCGCAGGTACATTCATCTTACATTTCAAAATATTGCTTGTGCATCGTCCTTTTATGTTAACTATATTCTGTTTTTCTACTATGCAAGTTCTCAGGTTGCAGATATATTTTTGTCAGGTAAAATGTTTTATGCAGCAGCTATTAAGTGGACTTGACCATTGTCATAGTCGTGGAGTGTTGCATCGTGACATAAAGGGGTCAAATCTTTTGATTAATGAATCTGGCATCTTGAAAATCGCGGATTTCGGGCTGGCTACTTTTTTTGATCCCCAAAAAAGCCTGCCGCTGACAAGTCGTGTGGTAACTCTTTGGTATCGACCACCTGAGCTTTTACTTGGAGCAACTCATTATGGTGTCGCTGTTGATTTGTGGAGTGCTGGTTGTATTCTTGGAGAACTATATACTGGGAAGCCCATAATGCCTGGAAGGACAGAGGTAGTTTGCTGCCTTTGTTTCAGAAAATAGAACTTACATTTTGTTTGGGTTAAATTTCTGATCAATCGCAGACATGTGCCGTTTTGAACCTTTTGCTTGTTTTTTTTGAAGTTTTAATTGGCACACGTTTGAGCTGGTTTAAAATGTGTaccttttgatttgatttgatttatttatttattttaattcatgTTCTATTGAGCCTATTTCTTTCTATTCATTATTCTTGTTGTTGTCTAGATAGTACTTCCTTCATTATACAATGTTATCTCACTTCTTTTGGGTACAAGAACAAGGTAAAGGTCAAATAGCCGAAATTTCTCTTTTAACACCCAAGTCTAGCTTCTCAAGTTTGCCACTACACAACAGTTCACACTTTACAGCAGCTCATTACATCTCTCCTCATCACACCATCCTGAGCAATCTTGTTCTATAAGCGTACCCCCTCATATAGTATGGAATAGATGAAAGATGGTCTTTAACTTATAGGAATCATTTCCTAAATTTTACTTATTGATTCATCTGTGTCTATTGGATTAGTATCTCACGCACTCTTCTAGATCTTCAGAATGTGTTTCGATTCCGTTTCCCGATTATTGATTGTCGAAGGTCTTATAGCGGTCTTATAGTGGTCTTTAACTTATAGGAATCATTTCCTAAATTTTACTTATTGATTCATCTATGTCTATTGGATTAGTATCTCACGCACTCTTCTAGATCTTCAGAATGTGTTTCGATTCCGTTTCCCGATTATTGATTGTCGAAGGTCTTATAGTGGTTTTTAGCATTTTTTTAATTTGTCACTCCTGAATTTTTTTTCCATTACAAATATTTACGTTGTTTTTATGTGTATTATATTTTGCTCATAATTACTTGGAGTTGATGTGTTTCAAGACCACCCTTGAGCAAATCTATGTTACTCATATTTGCCAACAAGGTGTTCGTTCGGATACGGTATCAGACACTCCGTTTCGAAATTATGCTACACAACAATTAAACCTACATTAGACACGGACACTACCCTCTCCTCACATCCCACTTTTTCCCCATGTCTTCTTTGTTACCTTTTTAAAGACACTCTTGTCTATTCATAAGTTCAAATTTACTTAAAATGGCAAGGATCCAGAAAGTAATAAGAAACTAAAGGGTCGAAGTAAGTATTTTGTAAGAGGGTGTTGATGCTCCCAACAATGTCATGCTTTAGCTGTTCCGTTAATGTTGGTTCTaccaccaattccaatcatcaaaacattaaaTTCGGTTTTACTCAAGTCGACATGGTTTAGCCAAAGCTTATTGTTTAAAAGTATTTCTCAATCAATGTAGGTTGAGCAATTGCATAAAATTTTTAAACTCTGTGGTTCTCCACCTGACGAATATTGGAAAAACTCAAAGTTTCTCCACTCGACAGCATTCAAACCTCAAAGGCCATACCCCAGACGACTTGCCGAACGGTTTCAGGAACTTTCGACTCCTGCTTTGgctcttgttgagactttactCTCTGTGGACCCTGCTTCTCGTGGGACTGCTTCTTCTGCCCTTAATAGCGAGGTATTTAATTTCATATATTCATTACTGTGGATTAGTGAATGAAACATCATATTTATATGGgttttttgtcagaaactaccttttatttagggtcatttgtgaacaactacctttcattttatttttggctttcaactaccttttatttcttcattttgcgaaaAACTACCAAAAATCCACTTCCGACAAAAAAAAGTCAACTTTCCGGCATTGACTTACCATTTCATGTTGAATCTAACTCCTTACTTCATAACCTTAATAATCGATGATAAAGATTGATTAAACCCGACATTAATCACCTCAATTTGTCTATCTCTTACCCGAATCAAAGTCCTAATCACCGAAACAAAATCATCATTGATATTAATCTTAACATGGTCAATAATTCTTCAACAATAATGATCTATTATGGCTTTGTTGGCAAAATTAACtccttgtgttaactatttgAAAATAATCATGGATTCACTCGTAGGATCACTTGTGTGCGACTATCTCATTAGTTTTCGTATACCCACCATCTTACCATGAAGAGAGAAAGAAGGTACTTTAATATGACTTAGATGGACAGTAGGTTGATGAATCATGATTAGTCTGTAAGGTTGTTGAAATGTAAGGGTGAAGGTGAAAGTGGTAGTAAAGGTGACgacggagatggagatggagattgAGATGGTTGATGCGTTGATATTGCTTTGAACAAACTTTTGATAAGGTGTTGGGCATGGAGATGAACTTTTTCGGATTTTGTTGGGTGAACAAAGGGAGAAATATGGGTTATATGTGtgaaaaagggagaaaagagcaAGTCAACGCCGGAAAGTTGACTTTTGTTCGCCGGAAGTGGAatttttggtagtctttcgcaaaatgaagaaataaaaggtagttgaaagccaaaaataaaatgaaaggtagttgttcacaaatgGCCCTAAATAAAAGGCAGTTTCTGACAAAAAACCCTATTTATATTGGTATTAAACTATTAATGGTATAGTCCACATATAGAGAGAATAACATCAAGCATTAGGCTCTCCAGTCTTCCTCTATTGGGATAATAAGAAGGTGATTGTGCCAGCCATCATTAAACTTCCTATTTTTAGGAGTGAGATTGCCACGGGAAGATAACTTCCGTGGCTGTGTGTCCTCTATCCGGAAGGCCTTTCATTTCCACCTAGTCTCTGCATAAAAGTCTACATTACCTGTGGCATTATGCGTACTCTTATTTTTCCTCCTTGAAGTATAGTGTTAGCATGCATATAATTACCATTCGTCGTGAATTGCAGTTTTTCACTACAGAGCCTTTTGCTTGTGATCCCTCAACTTTACCTGAATATCCCCCTAGTAAAGAGATTGATGCACGAAAACGTGAGGAAGAAACAAAAAGGTTGGTTCgttatatttttttattaattatgtATGTCTTCGTTTAATATAATGTTACTTATTTTCAATGCTAATTTATAACCTTAACTAGTAAGCAGATCCAGAACCATTTTTAGCTGGGTGCCATAGAGTTACGTGAGTAAATATGTTGCTCAATTCAATCTTTTTACCCCGATGAACGGCGCGAGCCAAAGACAGCACTTGGTTAAGCACTTCATACATTTGCCACTGTTTGAATTATAGTAATAAGTTTAGTTAGCATACTGTAATCTATTTATAAATTTTCACTGCACATTGTAACTTTCCACCACCATTTGGATAATTGTAAGTTTTTATAAAGCTAGTTCTTTTGTGACTCAGAGTAGTAGTCCGTTTGCTGACATGACCAGTAGTATTGGTTTCTTCTCAACCAGTAGACTATGTCTAAGCATGAATACTAAATGAAATCTACTAGCGCCTTGATTCTGCCGGGCGATATTCTGACCCTAAGATATGACCGTCTTTCAAAGTTAATTTTTCTTACTGTcgttttatgtcatttttactttCTGAAAACATAGGAGGCTTCTTATATGGAACGTTGGGAAATTATGATGTCAATGCTAATGTTGCTGTTCCAAGTCTAATTCAGAATAGGCTTAGGTTGTTTTGTGGCTAAGGCAGATAAGGGTACCACAGTTTTTTATCCAATCAAGTTGGGCTCTTAGGACCATATGGAGTAGTCGTTTTCATGGAGGAGCTGATGACCGCtccatttttcattttttaaatgaaggTCAGATAAAAAAACTGCTTTTTAATGCATAAAGAACGTGCTGCAATTGACTCCTTAACCGCTTGGAATGTAAGCCTTCTGAGGCATTGAGGTCCTGTTGAACTTGCTGTGAGAAGGCGTGAGGCATTGAGGCCATGGGGTTTCATGGTGCAAGGCGCGTGCCTTATGGACACGAGGCGCAAttgattataaaaaaaaattatattttagAATAAAATTTTGTGCTACAGTAGTCCCATTTTTGTTTTTAAAGGAGCTAACATGAATTTATAAGTGAACATTAAACGTTAGGTAGAGCGATTAAGCAATAGGTATAGAAGAGAAAAGTAAAATAGAAAAATTTGGAAACAAAATAGTAATGCTTCTTGGTTCAACTCAAGCGCCTTGGATGCGTCTCATGCGCCTCAAGCACCTTGTACCAATTTGACTGGTGCCGCTGTTGGCGAATCTAATGGTGAAATACCCATTTACTTTTTGGCTGTTAATAGTTTATTTTTTTCAGTAATTGAAGTAGTTTTATCGTCATTTTTTGTGATTTTATAGATGCTTCGGATTTACTTTGCTAATCTTGGAATTTTTAGTTCACCGGACTCGTGAATTATCATTTAGATACTATAGATGGATGATCTGTCCAACAGAAGTAGTTCAAGTAACTTCTATATTATGGCGGTGTAAAGGTTACATGCATCTTTCCCCTCCCTTGACGCCTCTACCTGGCCAATATCCAGGAGCATTTGTTTAGGAGGGACTAAAATAATGGTTTATGTAAACTTTTGTACTATTACCAAGGCTATGGATATGCTTACTGTTGGTCAATTATCTAACTTCAGGCGTAAATGGTAACCACCGTGTGTACTATTACCATGGCCCCAAATAGTGCTGTCATTTTTGCTGTTATTGATTATTTTGTTTGATGGAAAGAGGCTACTGAATGTACTATAGAATGGAAAAAATAAAATAACTCCATCTGATTGGAGGTTCATGCTGTGTGCCAAAACTAATTGCACTGTGGAAGTTTTCTGATTTCAGTCTTGATTATTAACAATGATAATTGCTGAAGTGCGAGTTGAGAACATCAATTCCTACTCTTATCTTTATACACGTAATGAGTAGATGACAATGATGTATTTTTTGCATTGTTTTCTTGGTTGTAGGCATCAAGCTTTAGAGAACAAGCGGGATAGAGTTGATCAAATAAAACAGGGCTCACAAGAATCTGCAGCGTCTCTCTCGGCCAAGGTTAATGCTGAATTTGTCTCTTCGTTGCAGGTAAAATAGGCATTTTTGAGGTGCCCTTTAGCTTGAATGATTAAATCACCTTTAGATACTTCAATTTCTAGTATGTAGTTCAGTAGTATAAAAAAAATTTGCATTTGATTAGATTATGCATTATGATCCTATAGTGCTAAGTATTTGGCAAAGTGTGAAATATGAGGCTGGGTTGAGGTTACCTTAAATTAGTTCGCTTATCTTTAATAGAAATAAGTATTTTGAAGTGTCTTAGGTATTGGATTAGGTGATCCCTAAATCCTTGTTGACTAAGGTTTTGTTGTAGTATAACTCCACTGTAATACCAGGTGTTATAGATTTTTAAGGCAGAAAGCCTTTCATCTTATCATACAGTAAATGTACTGTTACTAGGAGTACCATCTTAACGATTTTCCATCATCTTATATTCTATTGACGTTGACGCAACTCTTACCTTCTCCCTAATAACCTCATATTTCAAATTTGAGCCGATCCTTTTTTATATGGTCATAGATGCAGCGGTAGCAGACTGATCTCCACCATCTTCATTTTGTGCACATGACACTGTTTTAGTGCCCAACACTCAGTGCTATATAAGAGTGCAAGCCTAATTATCATGCGGTAGAATAAATTCACTATGTCGGGATCACATAGAAACCATGTGACACTATTTCTTGTCAAGCAACCCGCCTTAATTTTATAAGCCATTTAATTTTCCATCCTTTTGGGTAATAGATGCTAGATGACAAAAAAAATGGATGTTTGAGAAACCTTCCCATTAGAAGTGATCATCCCCATCTCTCTACCTCCCTTTTCGCTAACCTACAGTCCAGATATTCAGTCTTAAGTATAAAGCCTCGGGCGCCCAAAGTATGCCTCTAATGTTCCAAGTTTCTTTAATTCTCTCCTTCGTCTAATCAGCCCAAATCGTAGTAAAGTACTCTTTTGTTCTCCCATTGTTAGGTTGTACACTTATAGTAGCTGCCTCATACTTGTCTTTTATTAGGTCAATATGTTTCGCAATACATCATTGTCTTTTCTTATAGTAGCTGCCTCATACTTATCTTTTATTAGGCCCATCAATGTATACTTCCGTTGCTTTATCATATGCCTTCTATTAATTGATTAAAAATAAAATCATTCATATGTAAGTCTTTAGCTGTTTAGCATCATGAGTGTCATAAGATAATTGCTTCCGTAGTAGATCTCTTAAGCATAAATCCATATTGTTTTACCGAGAGTTTTAcacatattcggggcatttcttCAATCATTCATTCCCATATTTTCACTCATTTAGTTACCCGTGGTCGGTATGTTATCATAAAATACCTTTTGTCTATTTTTGAGTAGTCATTGTTTAGTTGATGTCAGTTTATCTCACTGTTCCTGAACTCACCTTTGTCCTTCTTACTATACCTTTTCTCCTTACATTTAGTTTTATTTCACTGGAGTGATATTATGAGGGAGGGATACCGGATACACCCTTTTCTAATGCAAATTTGACTTTCGGTATATTTCACATATATTGCTACATTAtcttttaattttgttttattaTCCTAGAATATATCAAAACGTCTCAACTTTGACTCAAATGTGATTTTTGACGCAAGTTTCCATTAGTGTAGTCTGGGAATTTGTTAACACGTTGGTGAACCTGCCTCTATCGGACCCTACTTACTCCGAGCTTTACGGTAGCCCATATGGCATTGGCGTAATGTTGTTGTATGACTTTATTATCTAGAGTTAATTCGTTAGGCTTCTGCAATTCATATAACAATTGAGATTGCTACCCCATGCTATTTCTTGAATAAGGCTTCTCAATCGCTGCCCTTTCAATTAATTGTGGTTTTATGGTATGTGAGATCCACACCAGTGGATGGTGTAATGGATTTACTAAAATGTTTCCATTATTTGATTACAGAAAAAGAAAAGCCAATCCCAAGCAAAGCCTCGACAAGAATTGTTCAGGCCCTGTCGGCATGATTCAACTTTGGGTCCCATATTTGATCTTAGCAGGAATACGCAAGATGTCAAAGAAGTGAGTAAAGAAATTTTTGACCGCCTTCATCAGAGAGGTATATATTCGGGACCATTAACTGGGGGGAAGGGATGGTCGAATGCTGACGAGAAGAGATTAGATTCTTCTTCATTTTCAAGGCTGCCCAATCTAACAACTCTATCTAGCTTAGCACCAAATAGGACTTTGGCATCTGGAGATAATTCTGGAAGCCATGGTTCCTTACAAAATAAGAAAGCAACAGATGCAACAGGAAGATTTCCAGTGACTACGAGTGATTTGGATAGGATACGAAATGACAATTTGCTGCACTCCGATTATCCTCAATATGAAGAAAATACATGCACTAGAAGATCAGCACTAGTAAGTTTTATGGCATTTATCTGATGTGATGTACCAGCATTATCTTTGATTTAGAGGGAGTAAACTTTCCTGCATGATGTGAACTATCCTTCAGAAGGCATTCCCTAGGTTGCATAAGATACAAATTGAGCAATCTATATAACTGGAGATCAGTTCGCTGATTCAAACTGTGATTTTGTTATGGCTATGTTACATGATCTTGGACGTGAGTGTCAGATACGTCTACACAAGTGCTGGACGTGCTGTTCTTCAATTTCTTAGACGTTGAAGAAGTGGGTATGGATATGTGTACTGT
Protein-coding sequences here:
- the LOC141623955 gene encoding putative serine/threonine-protein kinase At1g54610 isoform X2, which produces MGCVSTKPYVTEDDIRRPLERTQSKRLSRASSCREGNPPLMNRSDSRSLLIDRQTNRSIRLNEDNFEKTRVKPDDDALANFSSIRMIPKGQEAELVAAGWPSWLASAAGEAISGWIPRRSDSFERLDKIGEGTYSSVYRARDLIRGNIVALKRVRFDNLDRESVKFMAREILILRRLDHPNIIKLDGLITSNTSTSLYLIFEYMEHDLTGLSSLPGLQFTEPQVKCFMQQLLSGLDHCHSRGVLHRDIKGSNLLINESGILKIADFGLATFFDPQKSLPLTSRVVTLWYRPPELLLGATHYGVAVDLWSAGCILGELYTGKPIMPGRTEVEQLHKIFKLCGSPPDEYWKNSKFLHSTAFKPQRPYPRRLAERFQELSTPALALVETLLSVDPASRGTASSALNSEFFTTEPFACDPSTLPEYPPSKEIDARKREEETKRHQALENKRDRVDQIKQGSQESAASLSAKVNAEFVSSLQKKKSQSQAKPRQELFRPCRHDSTLGPIFDLSRNTQDVKEVSKEIFDRLHQRGIYSGPLTGGKGWSNADEKRLDSSSFSRLPNLTTLSSLAPNRTLASGDNSGSHGSLQNKKATDATGRFPVTTSDLDRIRNDNLLHSDYPQYEENTCTRRSALLCTK
- the LOC141623955 gene encoding putative serine/threonine-protein kinase At1g54610 isoform X1, giving the protein MGCVSTKPYVTEDDIRRPLERTQSKRLSRASSCREGNPPLMNRSDSRSLLIDRQTNRSIRLNEDNFEKTRVKPDDDALANFSSIRMIPKGQEAELVAAGWPSWLASAAGEAISGWIPRRSDSFERLDKIGEGTYSSVYRARDLIRGNIVALKRVRFDNLDRESVKFMAREILILRRLDHPNIIKLDGLITSNTSTSLYLIFEYMEHDLTGLSSLPGLQFTEPQVKCFMQQLLSGLDHCHSRGVLHRDIKGSNLLINESGILKIADFGLATFFDPQKSLPLTSRVVTLWYRPPELLLGATHYGVAVDLWSAGCILGELYTGKPIMPGRTEVEQLHKIFKLCGSPPDEYWKNSKFLHSTAFKPQRPYPRRLAERFQELSTPALALVETLLSVDPASRGTASSALNSEFFTTEPFACDPSTLPEYPPSKEIDARKREEETKRHQALENKRDRVDQIKQGSQESAASLSAKVNAEFVSSLQKKKSQSQAKPRQELFRPCRHDSTLGPIFDLSRNTQDVKEVSKEIFDRLHQRGIYSGPLTGGKGWSNADEKRLDSSSFSRLPNLTTLSSLAPNRTLASGDNSGSHGSLQNKKATDATGRFPVTTSDLDRIRNDNLLHSDYPQYEENTCTRRSALHSYAPNDERIHFSGPLPDPSKDLDWMLKEHDLRIHEAARRARFDKFKHGKVLVR
- the LOC141623955 gene encoding putative serine/threonine-protein kinase At1g54610 isoform X3, yielding MGCVSTKPYVTEDDIRRPLERTQSKRLSRASSCREGNPPLMNRSDSRSLLIDRQTNRSIRLNEDNFEKTRVKPDDDALANFSSIRMIPKGQEAELVAAGWPSWLASAAGEAISGWIPRRSDSFERLDKIGEGTYSSVYRARDLIRGNIVALKRVRFDNLDRESVKFMAREILILRRLDHPNIIKLDGLITSNTSTSLYLIFEYMEHDLTGLSSLPGLQFTEPQVKCFMQQLLSGLDHCHSRGVLHRDIKGSNLLINESGILKIADFGLATFFDPQKSLPLTSRVVTLWYRPPELLLGATHYGVAVDLWSAGCILGELYTGKPIMPGRTEFFTTEPFACDPSTLPEYPPSKEIDARKREEETKRHQALENKRDRVDQIKQGSQESAASLSAKVNAEFVSSLQKKKSQSQAKPRQELFRPCRHDSTLGPIFDLSRNTQDVKEVSKEIFDRLHQRGIYSGPLTGGKGWSNADEKRLDSSSFSRLPNLTTLSSLAPNRTLASGDNSGSHGSLQNKKATDATGRFPVTTSDLDRIRNDNLLHSDYPQYEENTCTRRSALHSYAPNDERIHFSGPLPDPSKDLDWMLKEHDLRIHEAARRARFDKFKHGKVLVR